A DNA window from Pogona vitticeps strain Pit_001003342236 chromosome 2, PviZW2.1, whole genome shotgun sequence contains the following coding sequences:
- the RXRB gene encoding retinoic acid receptor RXR-beta isoform X3 yields MIGSAMTTSIGGLGSPFPVISSSMGSPGMPATPSIGYGPVSSPQINSTVNLSGLHSVSSSDDVKPPLGMRVMQGHPHGGVMPGKRLCAICGDRSSGKHYGVYSCEGCKGFFKRTIRKDLTYTCRDNKDCIVDKRQRNRCQYCRYQKCLATGMKREAVQEERQRGKDKEGEGDLAGAGANEDMPVEKILEAELAVEQKSDQGIDGSGAGGSSVSWGGGAAGSERSPRTCDANEPNDPVTNICQAADKQLFTLVEWAKRIPHFSELPLDDQVILLRAGWNELLIASFSHRSISVKDGILLATGLHVHRNSAHSAGVGAIFDRVLTELVSKMRDMRMDKTELGCLRAIILFNPDAKGLSNPAEVELLREKVYASLESYCKQKYPEQQGRFAKLLLRLPALRSIGLKCLEHLFFFKLIGDTPIDTFLMEMLEAPHQMS; encoded by the exons ATGATCGGCTCTGCCATGACCACCTCCATTGGTGGACTGGGGTCTCCCTTCCCGGTCATCAGCTCTTCTATGGGCTCCCCGGGGATGCCTGCGACCCCCTCCATCGGCTATGGGCCGgtcagcagcccccag ATCAACTCCACGGTGAACCTCTCGGGCCTCCATTCGGTCAGCAGCTCGGACGACGTGAAGCCCCCGCTGGGCATGAGGGTGATGCAGGGCCACCCCCACGGGGGCGTGATGCCCGGGAAGCGCCTTTGTGCCATCTGTGGTGACCGGTCCTCAG ggaagcaCTACGGGGTGTACAGCTGTGAAGGCTGCAAGGGCTTTTTCAAGCGCACCATCCGGAAAGACCTGACTTACACCTGCCGCGACAACAAGGACTGCATCGTGGACAAGCGCCAGCGCAACCGCTGCCAGTACTGCCGCTATCAGAAATGCCTGGCCACCGGCATGAAGCGCGAAG ctgtgcaagAGGAGCGCCAGCGGGGCAAAGacaaagaaggggaaggggaccTGGCCGGGGCCGGCGCCAACGAGGACATGCCCGTGGAGAAAATCCTGGAAGCCGAGCTGGCCGTGGAGCAGAAATCCGACCAGGGCATCGACGGATCTGGCGCGGGGGGCAGTTCGGTGAGTTggggtggtggtgctgcgggatCAGAGCGCTCGCCCCGGACATGTGACGCCAATGAG CCCAACGACCCCGTGACCAACATCTGCCAGGCGGCCGACAAGCAACTCTTCACGCTGGTGGAGTGGGCGAAACGGATCCCCCACTTCTCTGAACTGCCCCTCGACGACCAGGTCATCTTGCTGCGGGCCG GTTGGAACGAGCTGCTGATTGCCTCCTTCTCCCACCGCTCCATTTCGGTGAAGGATGGGATCCTGCTGGCCACGGGGCTCCACGTCCATCGCAACAGCGCCCACAGCGCTGGCGTGGGAGCCATCTTTGACAG GGTGCTGACAGAATTGGTGTCAAAGATGCGTGACATGCGGATGGACAAGACGGAGCTGGGCTGCCTCCGAGCCATCATCCTCTTCAATCCCG atgCAAAGGGGCTCTCGAACCCGGCCGAGGTGGAGCTGTTACGCGAGAAGGTGTACGCCTCCTTGGAGTCCTACTGCAAACAGAAGTACCCCGAGCAACAGGGCAG gTTTGCCAAGCTGTTGCTGCGTCTTCCCGCCCTCCGGTCCATCGGCCTGAAGTGCCTGGAGCACCTCTTTTTCTTCAAGCTGATCGGCGACACCCCCATCGACACCTTCCTCATGGAGATGCTGGAGGCCCCCCACCAGATGTCCTGA
- the RXRB gene encoding retinoic acid receptor RXR-beta isoform X1 produces the protein MGDTGRAGADCRSPDSSSLSSSPPLRATGTSPPPEPSAPLHPSMIGSAMTTSIGGLGSPFPVISSSMGSPGMPATPSIGYGPVSSPQINSTVNLSGLHSVSSSDDVKPPLGMRVMQGHPHGGVMPGKRLCAICGDRSSGKHYGVYSCEGCKGFFKRTIRKDLTYTCRDNKDCIVDKRQRNRCQYCRYQKCLATGMKREAVQEERQRGKDKEGEGDLAGAGANEDMPVEKILEAELAVEQKSDQGIDGSGAGGSSVSWGGGAAGSERSPRTCDANEPNDPVTNICQAADKQLFTLVEWAKRIPHFSELPLDDQVILLRAGWNELLIASFSHRSISVKDGILLATGLHVHRNSAHSAGVGAIFDRVLTELVSKMRDMRMDKTELGCLRAIILFNPDAKGLSNPAEVELLREKVYASLESYCKQKYPEQQGRFAKLLLRLPALRSIGLKCLEHLFFFKLIGDTPIDTFLMEMLEAPHQMS, from the exons ATGGGAGACACGGGACGGGCCGGAGCAG ACTGCAGAAGCCCCGACAGCTCTTCCCTCAGCTCATCTCCTCCACTGCGGGCCACCGGAACCTCACCCCCGCCGGAGCCCTCGGCCCCCCTGCACCCTTCCATGATCGGCTCTGCCATGACCACCTCCATTGGTGGACTGGGGTCTCCCTTCCCGGTCATCAGCTCTTCTATGGGCTCCCCGGGGATGCCTGCGACCCCCTCCATCGGCTATGGGCCGgtcagcagcccccag ATCAACTCCACGGTGAACCTCTCGGGCCTCCATTCGGTCAGCAGCTCGGACGACGTGAAGCCCCCGCTGGGCATGAGGGTGATGCAGGGCCACCCCCACGGGGGCGTGATGCCCGGGAAGCGCCTTTGTGCCATCTGTGGTGACCGGTCCTCAG ggaagcaCTACGGGGTGTACAGCTGTGAAGGCTGCAAGGGCTTTTTCAAGCGCACCATCCGGAAAGACCTGACTTACACCTGCCGCGACAACAAGGACTGCATCGTGGACAAGCGCCAGCGCAACCGCTGCCAGTACTGCCGCTATCAGAAATGCCTGGCCACCGGCATGAAGCGCGAAG ctgtgcaagAGGAGCGCCAGCGGGGCAAAGacaaagaaggggaaggggaccTGGCCGGGGCCGGCGCCAACGAGGACATGCCCGTGGAGAAAATCCTGGAAGCCGAGCTGGCCGTGGAGCAGAAATCCGACCAGGGCATCGACGGATCTGGCGCGGGGGGCAGTTCGGTGAGTTggggtggtggtgctgcgggatCAGAGCGCTCGCCCCGGACATGTGACGCCAATGAG CCCAACGACCCCGTGACCAACATCTGCCAGGCGGCCGACAAGCAACTCTTCACGCTGGTGGAGTGGGCGAAACGGATCCCCCACTTCTCTGAACTGCCCCTCGACGACCAGGTCATCTTGCTGCGGGCCG GTTGGAACGAGCTGCTGATTGCCTCCTTCTCCCACCGCTCCATTTCGGTGAAGGATGGGATCCTGCTGGCCACGGGGCTCCACGTCCATCGCAACAGCGCCCACAGCGCTGGCGTGGGAGCCATCTTTGACAG GGTGCTGACAGAATTGGTGTCAAAGATGCGTGACATGCGGATGGACAAGACGGAGCTGGGCTGCCTCCGAGCCATCATCCTCTTCAATCCCG atgCAAAGGGGCTCTCGAACCCGGCCGAGGTGGAGCTGTTACGCGAGAAGGTGTACGCCTCCTTGGAGTCCTACTGCAAACAGAAGTACCCCGAGCAACAGGGCAG gTTTGCCAAGCTGTTGCTGCGTCTTCCCGCCCTCCGGTCCATCGGCCTGAAGTGCCTGGAGCACCTCTTTTTCTTCAAGCTGATCGGCGACACCCCCATCGACACCTTCCTCATGGAGATGCTGGAGGCCCCCCACCAGATGTCCTGA
- the RXRB gene encoding retinoic acid receptor RXR-beta isoform X2: MGDTGRAGADCRSPDSSSLSSSPPLRATGTSPPPEPSAPLHPSMIGSAMTTSIGGLGSPFPVISSSMGSPGMPATPSIGYGPVSSPQINSTVNLSGLHSVSSSDDVKPPLGMRVMQGHPHGGVMPGKRLCAICGDRSSGKHYGVYSCEGCKGFFKRTIRKDLTYTCRDNKDCIVDKRQRNRCQYCRYQKCLATGMKREAVQEERQRGKDKEGEGDLAGAGANEDMPVEKILEAELAVEQKSDQGIDGSGAGGSSPNDPVTNICQAADKQLFTLVEWAKRIPHFSELPLDDQVILLRAGWNELLIASFSHRSISVKDGILLATGLHVHRNSAHSAGVGAIFDRVLTELVSKMRDMRMDKTELGCLRAIILFNPDAKGLSNPAEVELLREKVYASLESYCKQKYPEQQGRFAKLLLRLPALRSIGLKCLEHLFFFKLIGDTPIDTFLMEMLEAPHQMS; this comes from the exons ATGGGAGACACGGGACGGGCCGGAGCAG ACTGCAGAAGCCCCGACAGCTCTTCCCTCAGCTCATCTCCTCCACTGCGGGCCACCGGAACCTCACCCCCGCCGGAGCCCTCGGCCCCCCTGCACCCTTCCATGATCGGCTCTGCCATGACCACCTCCATTGGTGGACTGGGGTCTCCCTTCCCGGTCATCAGCTCTTCTATGGGCTCCCCGGGGATGCCTGCGACCCCCTCCATCGGCTATGGGCCGgtcagcagcccccag ATCAACTCCACGGTGAACCTCTCGGGCCTCCATTCGGTCAGCAGCTCGGACGACGTGAAGCCCCCGCTGGGCATGAGGGTGATGCAGGGCCACCCCCACGGGGGCGTGATGCCCGGGAAGCGCCTTTGTGCCATCTGTGGTGACCGGTCCTCAG ggaagcaCTACGGGGTGTACAGCTGTGAAGGCTGCAAGGGCTTTTTCAAGCGCACCATCCGGAAAGACCTGACTTACACCTGCCGCGACAACAAGGACTGCATCGTGGACAAGCGCCAGCGCAACCGCTGCCAGTACTGCCGCTATCAGAAATGCCTGGCCACCGGCATGAAGCGCGAAG ctgtgcaagAGGAGCGCCAGCGGGGCAAAGacaaagaaggggaaggggaccTGGCCGGGGCCGGCGCCAACGAGGACATGCCCGTGGAGAAAATCCTGGAAGCCGAGCTGGCCGTGGAGCAGAAATCCGACCAGGGCATCGACGGATCTGGCGCGGGGGGCAGTTCG CCCAACGACCCCGTGACCAACATCTGCCAGGCGGCCGACAAGCAACTCTTCACGCTGGTGGAGTGGGCGAAACGGATCCCCCACTTCTCTGAACTGCCCCTCGACGACCAGGTCATCTTGCTGCGGGCCG GTTGGAACGAGCTGCTGATTGCCTCCTTCTCCCACCGCTCCATTTCGGTGAAGGATGGGATCCTGCTGGCCACGGGGCTCCACGTCCATCGCAACAGCGCCCACAGCGCTGGCGTGGGAGCCATCTTTGACAG GGTGCTGACAGAATTGGTGTCAAAGATGCGTGACATGCGGATGGACAAGACGGAGCTGGGCTGCCTCCGAGCCATCATCCTCTTCAATCCCG atgCAAAGGGGCTCTCGAACCCGGCCGAGGTGGAGCTGTTACGCGAGAAGGTGTACGCCTCCTTGGAGTCCTACTGCAAACAGAAGTACCCCGAGCAACAGGGCAG gTTTGCCAAGCTGTTGCTGCGTCTTCCCGCCCTCCGGTCCATCGGCCTGAAGTGCCTGGAGCACCTCTTTTTCTTCAAGCTGATCGGCGACACCCCCATCGACACCTTCCTCATGGAGATGCTGGAGGCCCCCCACCAGATGTCCTGA